In a single window of the Stigmatopora nigra isolate UIUO_SnigA chromosome 7, RoL_Snig_1.1, whole genome shotgun sequence genome:
- the tent5ba gene encoding terminal nucleotidyltransferase 5ba, translated as MECGDASKQSRRFCVLSWDQVQRLDSILGEAVPIHGRGNFPTLSMRPRQIVQVVRARLEEKGVCVKDVRLNGSAASHVLHQDTGLGYKDLDLIFGVSLKDDQAFRLVKDVVLDCLFDFLPPGVSKERITALTLKEVYVQKLVKVCNDTDRWSLISLSNNTGKNVELKFVDSLRRQFEFSVDSFQICLDSLLLFDRCSETPMSESFHPSVVGESVYGDFGEAMDHLCQRTIATRSPEEIRGGGLLKYCHLLVRGFRAASESDMKQMQRYMCSRFFIDFSDIGEQQRKLEAYLQNHFAGMEHKRYECLMTLYEVVNESTVCLMGHERRQTLSLISMLALKVLAEQNAIPTVTNVTCYYQPAPYVRDINFSNYYIAHVQAPRVLPCAASYQTWLPCS; from the exons ATGGAGTGCGGGGATGCCTCAAAGCAGAGCAGGCGTTTCTGCGTCTTGTCTTGGGATCAGGTGCAGCGGTTGGATTCCATCCTGGGGGAAGCCGTGCCCATCCACGGTCGGGGAAACTTCCCCACGCTGTCCATGAGACCCCGACAGATTGTCCAG GTGGTACGGGCCCGGCTGGAGGAGAAGGGGGTTTGCGTCAAAGACGTCCGGCTCAACGGTTCGGCTGCCAGCCACGTACTCCACCAGGACACGGGGTTGGGCTACAAGGACCTAGATCTGATCTTCGGGGTGTCTCTGAAGGACGACCAAGCGTTCCGTCTGGTCAAGGATGTGGTGTTGGACTGCCTCTTTGACTTCCTGCCGCCCGGAGTCTCCAAGGAGCGCATCACGGCGCTGACCCTAAAAGAGGTCTACGTGCAGAAACTGGTAAAAGTCTGCAACGATACGGACCGCTGGAGCCTCATCTCGTTGTCCAACAACACGGGCAAGAACGTGGAGCTAAAATTCGTGGACTCTCTCAGACGGCAGTTTGAGTTCAGCGTGGACTCCTTCCAGATTTGCCTCGACTCTCTGCTCTTGTTCGACCGCTGCTCCGAGACGCCCATGTCGGAGAGCTTTCACCCCTCGGTGGTCGGCGAGAGCGTGTACGGCGACTTCGGCGAGGCCATGGACCACTTGTGTCAGAGGACGATAGCCACGAGAAGTCCGGAAGAGATCCGAGGGGGCGGCTTGTTGAAGTACTGCCACCTGCTCGTACGGGGCTTCCGAGCGGCCTCCGAGTCGGACATGAAGCAGATGCAGCGCTACATGTGCTCTCGCTTCTTCATCGACTTCTCGGACATTGGCGAACAGCAACGCAAACTGGAGGCTTACCTCCAAAACCACTTTGCCGGCATGGAGCACAAACGCTACGAGTGCCTGATGACGCTGTACGAGGTGGTGAACGAGAGCACCGTATGTCTGATGGGTCACGAGAGGCGCCAGACGCTCAGCCTCATCTCCATGCTGGCGCTCAAGGTGCTGGCCGAGCAGAACGCCATCCCCACGGTGACCAACGTCACGTGCTACTACCAGCCGGCGCCTTACGTCCGGGACATTAACTTCAGCAATTACTACATCGCGCACGTTCAGGCGCCGCGCGTGTTGCCGTGCGCCGCTTCCTATCAGACCTGGTTGCCTTGTAGCTGA